The Nitrosomonas communis genome has a segment encoding these proteins:
- a CDS encoding ABC transporter permease: MKGILKLAFKLLVNDKGKYAALLVGITFAVFLMVQMTSIFSGILAKASSTVINLGAKVWVLDPAVNNVANSIPMPDYVLNAVRSIDGVEYAVPMYSGGALVKLKNGVFQSVTILGLDDNSLVGRPELIEGEIEDIYAENAFIVVDDAEIAKLENPGIGTEFELNDHRGVIVGIAKVASSGLFGIPTLYTTYSKAIQYIPSTRFTIAFILVEPKSSDAIPHIQHQVKRLGYEALTEEEFMQKISNYYKYKTGLGTNIFIMTIVSFLVGLSISGQTFYTFILENLEKFGALKAIGIKGKELVYMILFQAGLTAVIGYGLGVGFCTLIITIAKLKVPDYSANITFTTLGFAFVMVLIIAGISSYIGIRKVLKIEPFDIFRS; the protein is encoded by the coding sequence ATGAAAGGAATTCTGAAACTTGCCTTTAAGCTTCTTGTAAATGACAAGGGTAAATATGCCGCCTTATTGGTGGGAATTACTTTTGCCGTATTTCTCATGGTCCAGATGACATCCATTTTTTCTGGAATTCTTGCCAAAGCTTCCTCAACCGTTATCAATCTGGGAGCTAAAGTATGGGTACTGGATCCCGCAGTCAATAACGTTGCAAACAGCATTCCAATGCCCGATTATGTGCTTAATGCCGTTCGCAGCATTGATGGCGTCGAATATGCTGTCCCGATGTATTCTGGCGGCGCGTTAGTCAAACTTAAAAATGGAGTCTTTCAATCCGTCACTATTTTAGGCTTGGATGATAACAGTCTAGTCGGCCGCCCCGAGCTTATCGAAGGGGAGATTGAGGATATCTATGCTGAGAATGCTTTTATCGTTGTTGATGATGCAGAAATTGCCAAACTGGAAAATCCCGGTATAGGCACAGAATTTGAGTTGAACGATCATCGCGGCGTTATCGTAGGTATCGCTAAGGTAGCCAGCAGCGGATTGTTCGGAATCCCGACTCTTTATACCACTTACAGTAAAGCGATCCAGTATATCCCATCAACACGGTTCACTATTGCCTTTATTCTCGTGGAACCGAAAAGTAGTGACGCAATTCCCCATATTCAGCATCAAGTGAAACGGCTGGGATATGAGGCACTCACCGAAGAAGAATTCATGCAAAAAATTTCCAATTATTACAAATATAAAACAGGGCTGGGAACCAATATTTTCATTATGACGATTGTGAGCTTCCTGGTCGGTCTGTCAATCTCAGGGCAAACATTTTATACCTTCATTCTCGAAAACCTCGAAAAATTTGGTGCATTAAAGGCGATTGGTATCAAGGGAAAGGAGCTCGTTTATATGATTCTTTTTCAAGCTGGACTTACAGCGGTAATTGGATATGGATTAGGAGTGGGCTTTTGTACGCTTATTATCACAATCGCCAAACTAAAAGTCCCTGATTATTCGGCCAATATCACCTTTACCACCTTGGGTTTTGCGTTTGTAATGGTTCTCATCATCGCAGGAATTTCCAGTTATATTGGGATAAGAAAGGTATTGAAGATTGAGCCTTTCGACATTTTCAGAAGCTGA
- a CDS encoding ABC transporter ATP-binding protein has protein sequence MTPAISANELTKWFGEGDLRAFAVREVSFEAYFGEILFIVGPSGSGKTTLLSMISGILRPNSGTVAIDGVDIWKLASDQIAEFRLNKVGFVFQDYHLFPRLTTAENVAIPLILKKQNWDESIKKAAYYLEIVGLKNKAGLPPVKLSGGEQQRVALARALVSQPDLMIFDEPTASLDGDTGRRIMDFVKNNILTDKRCILIVTHDSRIFEYADRMMKMEDGKIVGIEKGRND, from the coding sequence GTGACACCTGCAATCTCTGCTAATGAATTAACGAAATGGTTTGGTGAAGGTGATCTCAGAGCCTTTGCGGTAAGAGAAGTTAGTTTCGAAGCTTATTTCGGTGAAATATTATTTATTGTAGGCCCATCAGGAAGTGGAAAGACGACATTATTGAGCATGATATCTGGTATTTTGCGTCCAAATTCAGGAACGGTAGCGATCGATGGCGTGGATATCTGGAAACTGGCATCTGATCAGATTGCCGAATTCCGATTAAACAAAGTAGGTTTCGTTTTTCAGGATTATCATCTCTTTCCACGCCTCACTACCGCTGAAAATGTCGCTATTCCTCTGATCCTGAAGAAGCAGAACTGGGATGAATCCATCAAAAAAGCAGCCTATTACTTAGAGATCGTAGGGCTCAAGAATAAGGCGGGGCTTCCGCCAGTCAAGTTGAGCGGTGGGGAGCAGCAACGTGTTGCCTTAGCCAGAGCGTTGGTCAGTCAACCGGATTTAATGATCTTTGATGAGCCCACTGCTTCGCTGGATGGGGATACCGGGCGGCGCATCATGGATTTTGTAAAAAATAACATACTTACGGACAAGCGGTGTATTTTGATTGTTACCCACGATAGCCGTATTTTTGAGTATGCCGACAGGATGATGAAAATGGAGGATGGCAAAATTGTCGGTATCGAGAAAGGGAGAAATGATTGA
- a CDS encoding HlyD family secretion protein yields the protein MRNQIIIVIALCGVMAGWLSAYLFGIEKKPQPPVFNPAPNPYARGIYSTGIIESYQSAGENINLYPEVAGVITQILVTEGQTVKQGEPLLQIDDSIQRATVEQQHAQADAALALLEELKAQPRKEVLDVSKAQLDFARANLKTAETQLEKLQHSYDLDPRSVSKDSLDNAINAAKVAKTSLVIAQKNYNLTKAGAWSYQIQNQERQYIALTKTYQAGSALLAKYIIKAPVDGVIMSLRATIGNYISPQGVYDMYTESFKPVVVMGNSESSLAVRCYVDEILIHRLPEVSQMDAQMFIRGTDIRIPLEFSRLQPYVSPKIQLSNQRTERVDVRVLPVLFRFEKPKDIQLYPGQLVDIYIRASK from the coding sequence TTGAGAAACCAGATCATTATCGTCATTGCCCTATGTGGAGTAATGGCTGGTTGGTTGAGCGCCTATCTATTCGGTATAGAAAAAAAACCGCAGCCACCTGTTTTCAATCCAGCGCCAAATCCTTATGCCAGGGGTATCTACTCGACAGGCATTATCGAAAGCTACCAATCAGCAGGTGAAAATATCAATCTTTATCCAGAAGTTGCTGGCGTTATTACTCAAATTCTGGTAACTGAAGGACAAACTGTCAAGCAAGGAGAGCCTTTGCTCCAAATAGATGATTCCATTCAGCGGGCCACAGTGGAGCAACAACATGCACAAGCCGATGCAGCGTTAGCACTACTGGAGGAATTAAAAGCTCAACCGAGAAAGGAAGTTCTGGATGTTTCTAAAGCACAACTGGATTTTGCGAGAGCCAACCTGAAAACTGCCGAAACACAATTGGAAAAACTGCAACACTCCTATGATCTGGATCCGAGATCAGTCAGTAAGGATAGTCTGGATAATGCGATCAATGCGGCCAAGGTTGCTAAAACCAGTCTTGTGATTGCTCAAAAGAACTACAACCTGACTAAGGCGGGCGCTTGGAGTTACCAGATCCAGAATCAGGAGCGTCAGTACATCGCCTTAACCAAAACTTATCAAGCTGGCAGCGCCTTGCTCGCAAAGTATATTATCAAAGCACCTGTCGATGGTGTGATTATGTCATTACGAGCGACAATCGGTAACTATATTTCACCGCAGGGCGTCTATGACATGTATACAGAAAGTTTTAAACCGGTTGTGGTGATGGGTAATTCAGAAAGCAGCCTGGCGGTAAGATGCTATGTCGATGAGATTCTGATTCACCGGCTTCCGGAGGTTTCGCAAATGGACGCGCAAATGTTCATACGCGGTACTGATATTCGTATTCCTTTAGAGTTTAGTCGTTTGCAGCCTTATGTTTCGCCAAAGATTCAGTTATCGAACCAACGAACTGAGCGGGTGGATGTTAGAGTATTACCCGTACTTTTTCGTTTTGAGAAACCAAAAGATATTCAATTGTACCCAGGTCAGCTGGTAGATATTTATATTCGGGCAAGTAAATAG
- a CDS encoding efflux transporter outer membrane subunit: MCEHFFHVKAKYMLARLWTVWLLAATGCAVGPDFVRPQPPETERYVPDKQLQETVSADGQIQYFEQGAEIAADWWQLFKSPKLDALVKEAIANNPTLESAQASLRQSQDNLQAGYGVFFPQIDLLGGASRQRFSAARFGSPVSSTFNLFTLSASVSYALDIFGAQRRTVEALSASRDMQHYSVVTTYLTLIGNIVNTVIARAGYEAQIQTTQQLIESQREQIRLTELQMQAGILEYEKPVNLRLQLEVLESSLPRLMQKRSQAEHLLATLIGQFPGEHEFEKIDLADLSLPTILPISLPSSLVRQRPDILLAEAQLHQSSANIGIATAAMFPSFTLNATYGQNNRNLLDIFLSSGNFWSIGTNFVAPLFRGGTLWFQRKAAIDAFQQSRAQYRQTILNALAQVADVLLALEYDAEALQHQSQELHLAQERMHLMQANYQAGLVNYQQVSIAESQYFQSKLNYLQTLVLRLQDTAALFVALGGGWWNIEEKTRSPRDDEILFDVKLSEEETDKVKTD; this comes from the coding sequence ATGTGCGAACATTTTTTTCATGTCAAGGCAAAGTACATGCTGGCCAGACTATGGACAGTCTGGTTACTGGCAGCGACAGGTTGCGCTGTTGGCCCAGACTTTGTTCGCCCGCAGCCACCAGAGACTGAGCGCTATGTTCCCGACAAGCAATTACAGGAAACAGTTTCAGCAGATGGGCAGATACAGTATTTTGAGCAAGGCGCTGAAATAGCAGCCGATTGGTGGCAATTATTCAAATCTCCCAAATTAGATGCTCTGGTAAAAGAAGCTATCGCCAACAACCCAACTCTAGAATCAGCACAGGCTAGCTTGCGGCAAAGCCAAGATAATTTGCAAGCAGGGTATGGTGTTTTCTTTCCTCAGATTGATCTCTTAGGAGGGGCAAGTCGCCAGAGATTCTCAGCCGCCCGCTTCGGGAGCCCGGTCAGCAGTACTTTTAATCTCTTCACACTTTCAGCCAGCGTCAGTTATGCGCTAGACATATTTGGCGCTCAGCGGCGTACTGTCGAGGCCCTTAGCGCCAGCAGGGATATGCAGCATTATTCGGTAGTAACTACTTATTTGACGCTGATTGGCAATATTGTAAACACTGTGATTGCCCGGGCAGGCTACGAAGCTCAGATTCAAACCACTCAGCAATTGATTGAATCACAGCGAGAGCAAATCAGGCTTACCGAATTGCAGATGCAAGCAGGTATCCTTGAGTACGAAAAGCCGGTCAACTTGAGATTACAGCTTGAAGTACTCGAATCTTCTCTCCCCCGTCTCATGCAAAAGCGCAGCCAGGCCGAGCACCTGCTTGCCACATTGATCGGTCAGTTTCCAGGAGAACATGAATTTGAAAAGATAGATTTGGCTGACCTTTCTTTGCCAACCATTCTACCCATATCGCTTCCTTCGAGCTTAGTACGGCAACGCCCTGACATTTTATTGGCTGAGGCTCAATTACATCAGAGCAGTGCCAATATCGGTATCGCTACCGCGGCGATGTTTCCTTCTTTTACATTAAATGCTACTTATGGTCAAAACAATAGAAATCTGCTGGATATTTTTTTAAGTAGCGGTAATTTCTGGAGTATTGGCACCAACTTTGTTGCCCCATTATTTCGAGGCGGTACTTTATGGTTTCAGCGTAAAGCAGCCATCGATGCCTTTCAGCAATCGCGCGCGCAATACCGTCAAACTATACTTAATGCTTTAGCGCAGGTAGCTGATGTTTTGCTTGCGTTGGAATATGATGCTGAAGCACTGCAGCATCAGTCACAAGAGCTTCATTTAGCGCAGGAAAGAATGCATCTGATGCAGGCTAATTATCAGGCCGGTCTCGTTAATTACCAACAAGTATCTATTGCAGAGAGTCAGTACTTTCAGAGCAAGTTAAATTACCTACAAACATTAGTGCTGCGTTTGCAAGATACTGCCGCCTTATTTGTCGCATTAGGTGGCGGTTGGTGGAACATAGAAGAAAAAACACGCTCACCACGAGATGATGAGATATTATTTGATGTTAAGTTATCAGAAGAAGAAACTGATAAAGTAAAAACCGATTAA
- the pyrC gene encoding dihydroorotase codes for MQITLTFTRPDDWHLHVRDGKQMQDVLADTARQFARAIIMPNLRPPIVTVEMAAAYRARILAALPKTLQGHFEPLMTLYLTDNTSPAEIRRAKENGIVHAVKLYPAGATTNSDAGVTDLTRCFKTLESMEQLGMPLLVHGEVTDPDIDVFDRESVFIDRVLQPLIQRFPGLRIVFEHITTREAVEFVRAAPNNLAATITAHHLLLNRNVLLAGGLRPHHYCLPVLKRETHRLALIGAATSGDAKFFLGTDSAPHPISSKESACGCAGIYTAHAAIEFYAEAFEQADALDKLEAFASFYGADFYGLPRNNNHITLIKESWKIPQYLEFGEGNLVPLRAGENVSWKLQSL; via the coding sequence ATGCAAATTACTCTAACATTTACCCGTCCTGATGATTGGCATTTGCATGTGCGTGATGGCAAACAAATGCAGGATGTTTTAGCTGATACTGCTCGACAATTTGCCCGAGCGATCATCATGCCCAATCTCAGACCACCGATTGTGACTGTTGAGATGGCGGCAGCCTATCGGGCGCGTATTCTTGCAGCTTTGCCGAAAACGCTGCAGGGACATTTCGAACCGCTTATGACGCTTTATCTGACTGACAATACTTCTCCAGCTGAAATCAGACGGGCTAAAGAGAACGGCATTGTGCATGCAGTCAAACTCTATCCTGCTGGTGCGACGACTAATTCCGATGCCGGTGTGACGGATCTTACCAGATGCTTTAAGACTTTAGAAAGCATGGAGCAGCTTGGTATGCCTCTGTTGGTGCATGGCGAGGTGACTGACCCTGATATCGATGTATTCGATCGAGAAAGCGTTTTTATCGATCGGGTACTGCAGCCGCTGATACAACGTTTTCCAGGGCTGCGCATCGTATTTGAGCATATCACGACGCGTGAAGCGGTCGAGTTTGTGCGTGCAGCTCCAAACAACCTCGCTGCCACGATCACTGCACATCATTTGCTGCTTAATCGCAATGTCTTGCTTGCAGGCGGTCTCCGTCCCCATCATTATTGTTTGCCCGTTCTGAAACGGGAAACTCACCGCCTTGCCTTGATTGGGGCTGCGACCAGCGGCGATGCAAAATTTTTCCTGGGGACTGATAGCGCGCCGCATCCAATATCAAGTAAGGAAAGTGCCTGTGGTTGTGCAGGCATTTATACTGCCCATGCAGCGATTGAATTTTACGCAGAGGCCTTTGAGCAAGCAGATGCGCTCGACAAGCTGGAAGCATTTGCCAGTTTTTATGGCGCGGATTTTTATGGTTTGCCGCGTAATAACAATCATATTACCTTGATCAAGGAAAGCTGGAAAATACCTCAATACCTTGAATTTGGGGAAGGAAATCTGGTTCCGTTGCGCGCAGGTGAAAATGTTTCCTGGAAACTGCAGAGCCTATAA
- the rsmI gene encoding 16S rRNA (cytidine(1402)-2'-O)-methyltransferase produces the protein MLTKSTLYVVATPIGNLRDISLRALDVLAAVDVIAAEHIHLTQRLLVHHAIHTRLITLHQHNERAATEKIINMLAAQKSVALVTDAGTPGISDPGALLIHHVREQGYRVIPIPGANAAVCALSASGIIAPHFLFYGFLPTKSGERKRKLASLKSLTSCILIFYEAPHRVLECMMDMIAVFGERRQITIVRELTKLFETIYTSDLSNALTWLQSDENQQKGEFVLLLSPAATENSSQITEQVEHTLHILMENLPLKQAVQLAAEITGGNKKKLYAFALSKKEALTKRSKDS, from the coding sequence ATGCTGACTAAAAGCACATTATATGTAGTTGCCACACCAATTGGAAATTTACGCGATATCAGTTTGCGCGCACTGGATGTGCTGGCTGCAGTGGATGTTATTGCAGCTGAGCATATTCATCTCACCCAACGCTTACTGGTGCACCATGCGATTCATACCCGCCTAATTACACTACATCAACACAACGAACGGGCTGCTACCGAGAAAATCATTAACATGCTGGCGGCACAAAAGTCGGTGGCCTTGGTAACCGATGCCGGCACTCCCGGCATATCAGATCCCGGTGCGCTGTTGATTCACCATGTCAGAGAGCAGGGCTATCGGGTAATACCGATTCCTGGAGCAAATGCAGCTGTGTGTGCGCTATCGGCCTCGGGTATTATCGCGCCTCATTTTTTATTTTATGGTTTTCTCCCGACTAAGTCCGGTGAGCGCAAACGCAAATTAGCATCACTGAAATCCTTAACCTCCTGTATCCTGATTTTTTATGAAGCTCCGCATCGCGTGCTGGAATGTATGATGGATATGATTGCAGTGTTTGGGGAGCGGCGTCAGATAACCATTGTCAGGGAACTAACTAAATTATTTGAAACTATTTATACTTCTGATTTGAGTAATGCCCTGACATGGCTGCAATCTGATGAAAATCAGCAAAAAGGTGAATTCGTATTGTTACTCTCTCCGGCAGCAACGGAAAATAGCAGCCAGATCACCGAACAGGTAGAACATACACTGCATATCTTGATGGAGAATTTACCCTTGAAGCAGGCTGTGCAACTGGCAGCCGAGATTACCGGTGGCAATAAGAAAAAGCTGTATGCGTTTGCTTTGTCTAAGAAAGAAGCGTTAACCAAGCGATCAAAGGATTCATAA
- a CDS encoding YraN family protein, whose product MKGSDAEHLAALFLQRQHLVLLEKNYRCRFGEIDLIMQEGTSLVFVEVRMRSNNYFGGAAASITTSKQRKLIRAARHYLSRLYTTPPCRFDAVLLTGHHDPEIEWIRDAFGE is encoded by the coding sequence ATGAAGGGATCTGACGCTGAACACTTGGCTGCCCTGTTCCTGCAACGCCAACATCTGGTTCTGCTCGAAAAGAACTACCGCTGCCGTTTTGGTGAAATTGATCTCATCATGCAAGAAGGGACAAGCTTAGTCTTCGTCGAAGTCAGAATGCGATCAAATAATTATTTTGGCGGTGCTGCCGCTAGCATTACGACCAGCAAGCAAAGAAAGCTTATCCGCGCTGCCCGACATTATCTATCCCGACTGTACACTACCCCTCCATGTCGATTTGATGCTGTGCTACTGACAGGTCATCATGACCCGGAAATCGAGTGGATCAGGGACGCGTTTGGCGAATAA
- a CDS encoding pteridine reductase, with amino-acid sequence MKNKVILVTGGAKRVGAAICCKLHAQGANLMVHYRSSQNDAQMLRQTLEQMRPDSVELIQADLLDIECLPDLIKETVRRFGKLDALVNNASSFFSTPVGQFTEQAWIDLIGSNLKAPLFLSQAAVPYLEKRYGCIVNIVDIHVEQPLKNYVIYNAAKGGLAALTRSLALELAPLIRVNGVAPGPILWPEHEEWVDPSLRKEIIDRTLLKRMGEPEDIANTVYFLIAHAPFITGQIIAVDGGRSINL; translated from the coding sequence TTGAAAAATAAAGTGATTCTGGTTACGGGCGGGGCCAAGCGAGTAGGAGCGGCCATTTGTTGCAAGCTGCATGCACAGGGTGCCAATCTGATGGTGCATTATCGTTCTTCTCAGAATGATGCGCAAATGTTGCGACAAACTCTCGAACAAATGCGCCCAGACTCGGTTGAGTTAATTCAGGCTGATCTACTGGATATTGAGTGCCTGCCTGATTTGATCAAGGAAACTGTACGGCGATTCGGTAAGCTGGATGCATTGGTGAACAATGCTTCCAGCTTCTTTTCTACACCTGTTGGTCAATTTACTGAACAAGCCTGGATAGATTTAATTGGTAGCAACCTGAAAGCTCCCTTGTTTTTATCCCAGGCAGCCGTACCTTATTTAGAAAAACGATATGGTTGTATTGTTAATATCGTGGATATCCATGTGGAACAGCCTTTGAAAAACTATGTGATTTATAACGCGGCGAAGGGTGGATTAGCTGCGCTTACCCGATCGCTTGCCTTAGAGCTGGCCCCGCTTATTCGTGTTAATGGTGTCGCACCGGGTCCTATTTTATGGCCAGAACATGAAGAATGGGTTGATCCATCATTACGCAAAGAGATCATAGACAGGACACTCCTCAAGCGCATGGGAGAACCGGAGGATATTGCCAACACAGTGTATTTCTTAATCGCGCATGCACCGTTTATTACCGGCCAGATCATTGCAGTGGATGGCGGGCGCAGTATCAATCTGTAA
- a CDS encoding class I SAM-dependent methyltransferase has translation MPSITLPPPSEAGLQHSKALQNTIQARINAAGGWISFADFMEATLYTPGMGYYSAGATKLGYAGDFVTAPEISSLFGKTMAQQAVQVFELIGYSDILEFGAGSGKLALDLLLELEQLNHLPRQYFILEVSADLQQRQRELFEKCAPHLISLVQWLTSLPHEFNGLILANEVLDAMPVHLVIWQDHHLYERGVTWDQQNFEWQDRPLIAGELFEIAQALPPFKEAMNHDPFRYLSEISLANRHFMRSLAQILHRGMILLIDYGFGQSEYYHPQRNQGTLMCHYRHHVHDDPFYLPGLQDITSHVNFSAINEVALASDLQLLGYTTQANLLINCGITEVLSRTPADIPHQYLPLANQLQRLVSPAEMGELFKAIAYGRGINQPLIGFTRGDKRRLL, from the coding sequence ATGCCTTCTATTACTTTACCTCCCCCCAGCGAAGCCGGGCTTCAGCATAGTAAAGCGTTACAAAACACTATCCAGGCAAGAATTAATGCCGCAGGTGGTTGGATTTCATTTGCTGATTTTATGGAAGCTACCCTCTACACACCTGGCATGGGCTATTACAGCGCTGGCGCTACCAAATTGGGTTATGCCGGCGACTTTGTCACAGCACCGGAAATTTCTTCATTATTTGGTAAAACCATGGCACAGCAAGCTGTTCAGGTATTCGAACTGATCGGTTATAGCGATATTCTGGAGTTTGGCGCAGGTTCTGGCAAACTGGCACTCGATCTACTGCTTGAACTAGAGCAATTGAACCATTTACCACGACAATACTTTATTTTGGAAGTTAGCGCTGATTTACAGCAGCGGCAACGCGAACTATTCGAAAAATGTGCGCCGCATCTTATTTCATTAGTTCAATGGCTTACCAGCTTACCACATGAATTTAACGGACTTATACTGGCCAATGAAGTGCTCGATGCGATGCCGGTTCATTTAGTAATATGGCAAGACCATCATCTCTACGAACGCGGTGTTACCTGGGATCAACAGAATTTTGAATGGCAGGATCGCCCTTTGATTGCTGGAGAGCTATTTGAAATTGCACAAGCGTTACCTCCATTTAAAGAGGCAATGAATCACGATCCCTTCCGCTACCTCAGTGAAATCAGTCTAGCTAATCGACATTTCATGCGCAGCCTGGCGCAGATACTTCACCGAGGCATGATTCTGCTGATTGACTATGGCTTCGGGCAAAGCGAATATTATCATCCGCAGCGCAACCAGGGCACCCTGATGTGTCATTATCGCCACCATGTTCACGATGACCCCTTTTACTTACCTGGATTGCAGGATATTACCAGCCACGTTAATTTTAGCGCGATCAATGAGGTTGCATTAGCGAGCGATCTGCAGTTACTTGGCTATACCACTCAAGCAAACTTGTTAATCAATTGCGGTATTACTGAGGTCCTATCTCGAACACCCGCTGACATTCCCCATCAATATTTGCCATTGGCCAATCAATTACAAAGATTAGTCAGTCCAGCTGAAATGGGTGAATTATTCAAGGCGATCGCTTATGGCAGAGGAATCAACCAACCGCTAATAGGGTTCACCCGAGGGGATAAAAGGCGATTGTTGTGA
- a CDS encoding phosphorylase family protein, translating to MSLVGIVTAMRAEAKCITPRRLPFNEMVRLREGTAIWVCGIGSEAARQAAAGLRDRGVSALVSFGVAGALDETLRPGDLVLPERVHTEYAHPVALEWRNRIIKHLPKHVKVAGGTLATSQQVLTSKDEKRRFSAKNGACAVDMESGAIAEIAVNAGIPFVAVRAITDPLEFSPPPILMSAVYPDGSVNMLYLLELILRRSVNVGTLLRLAPSMRAACATLLSVVKHADIELGGTFSPQY from the coding sequence GTGAGCTTAGTAGGCATTGTCACCGCAATGCGCGCAGAAGCGAAATGCATCACGCCACGCCGGCTTCCTTTCAATGAAATGGTTCGGCTCAGAGAAGGAACGGCAATCTGGGTATGTGGTATAGGAAGCGAGGCTGCCCGGCAGGCTGCAGCGGGATTGCGTGACAGAGGAGTATCAGCTCTTGTGAGCTTTGGCGTAGCAGGTGCATTGGATGAGACTTTGCGTCCTGGTGATCTGGTTCTTCCTGAACGTGTCCATACAGAGTATGCTCACCCTGTTGCCTTGGAATGGCGTAATCGCATCATAAAGCATCTACCCAAGCACGTGAAAGTCGCGGGAGGTACCTTAGCTACCAGTCAGCAGGTATTGACTTCGAAAGATGAGAAACGGAGATTTTCTGCAAAAAATGGCGCCTGTGCGGTCGACATGGAAAGTGGCGCTATTGCCGAGATCGCGGTCAATGCTGGAATACCCTTTGTAGCAGTACGTGCTATTACCGATCCTCTCGAATTTTCGCCTCCACCCATCTTAATGAGTGCAGTCTATCCTGATGGCAGTGTCAACATGCTCTACTTGCTAGAGTTGATTTTGCGCCGATCCGTTAATGTGGGTACTTTGCTGCGTCTTGCGCCGAGTATGCGTGCAGCTTGTGCTACGCTGCTGTCGGTAGTAAAACATGCGGATATCGAATTAGGGGGTACATTCTCACCTCAATATTGA